The following nucleotide sequence is from Hevea brasiliensis isolate MT/VB/25A 57/8 chromosome 7, ASM3005281v1, whole genome shotgun sequence.
ttgtactatgtatgggtatatgggcatgtgttggctcctgctagttatatatggaggtaggtgttgatcaagaaggaatctgttcctctaagtaaatggagataaaatcctatgttcatttaattgttcttgatgtttcaagttcctggccaggacagatagatttattcagaaaagagtttctgatgagaaaaaatcttttaatcaagaactgaaattaaaagagaacataatattcatagcaaatggagtttgacataaaccatgactcaaattgagttgggattttgtaacagagagattctagtgcatggtaacatatgattataggttcatttaaggtaaatcttattactaattgggtggccatggcatgctatgctaggtgttaaccatggtctatgaggttcataaaatgatttagagaaatcatttatggtaagaaagagttctgatgatattaagagttgatatcatgtctcattgccaattagtgatgagcctagtaagtcacacacatacacaagttatcacctatttaaatatgatttaattaattaattaaagagtttaattgattaattaaatagatttggtttgcaataaaattgcaaagtccctagcatgacttgaaaccaaatctagattattggatgtgtagtataaattaaatttatatttaaagtgtttaaatatgaatttaattgatgagaaattaattaatagagattaattaattaatttatatttgatataaattaattagaagaagaaaataattattttgggttaagaactcaaaattaagacacaggggcattttggtcatgttgcagtgtgacacgtggcaccatgagatggtgacacatggcataacacataagcttgccaaataattttaatcatgtaagatgattaaaatcaagattaaatataggtttgacacttggcacaatgtgattgggtcacttaaacctagagctaatcaaaaggtgacatgtggctagggtttaatgtgttaacctagctatttaagtggggttatgaaaagaaaacacaaccagcagcctctcctctcatatgtcacgccactttgagcctctccagctatttctcttcatctctcatcaattcaaagagattagccatcaatctcttgaattaagaacgctagaaattgtttctagtgtcctgtttacatctttaatctcttaaaaggcagaaattgaatttctaattaatagaaaaggctttagaagctgttcaagggctgccataggtgttcttggtgtggacaagctagagggacaacatttggtgtcctgaagacaaatctcaaaggcgcagacacgctgcagcacatcaagaggttagtgtaatcgttcttgatttaatctagggttctaaaattaatctgattaattttaaaatcttaaatggcaaatacagatccaaaaacatattaaaagagttttaatatgttgtttatcattgaaatcaaatagataaaaataaatcttgcatggtgcatgtgaccctaggtaaaaatttttgaattcaatggtataatcttgtgtttttcacgctttcgttccttcatccCTGTGCTCTCATTTACGGCTTTCATTTCGCCCTCAAGCCCTCGCTCTCGTTCATTCCTCGTCCATTGTCTCCCTCGCTCGTTCATTCCCTCATCCATTGTCTCATTTTGGTGGAGCAGCTCGGGTGGAGCAAGAAGGAGAAGAGACAGGTGCAGTTGCAGTGGTAGAtcacaaagaaagaaagaagaaatttgaaaaaaaattatattaaggtATGTATTTTGActgtttaataatttttaacatGTAATATATGAAATGCTTAGGTGATAATAATGTTTATTATTGTGAAAATAATGTAATATTCCTTAAGAAATAAATTTTCGTTACAAGTTTTAACATGCAATATATAAAATGCTTGACTGTTAATGTAATTATTATgctgaaaataatatatatatatttttttatgcatGCATGTTGGTATGTTTGTGAGCAAGTtgatatatatatagtaatagcATAATACTGATAAAATGAGTATAAGTTATTGGGAAAAATAAtacaaaaaattatatttttagtgtataatataaatttgtagtattaagaaaatattaggaaagagaaaataaaaattataaatgtaaattatgttacaaaataaattttatattaagtcATATAATTTTTGTATCTCATAATATAATAGTTTAATAAGTTGAACAGAGAATAttagtataaaataaaataatagtttaagtttttaaaaattagtaaaagctatagaaaaaagggaaaaattaatagaaaattgagttcataatatattatagaaaatgatgtaataaaaaaatataaatttatataaaatattaataaaaaattagaaattagtaatataaaaaattgccaaaaaaaataagtaacattttaattaaaatgtaattattagaaataaaatattaatttattttgttaattaaaattaaaagaatagaaaaattagtaatgtaaaatgttgttgaaaataatttctttattaatagaaaattgagttcataatatattatagaaaaggatgtaataaaaataaaatataaatttatataaaatattaataaaaaatgagaaattagtaatataaaaaattgccaaaaaaaataagtaacattttaattaaaatgtaattattagaaataaaatattaatttattttgttaattaaaattaaaagaatagaaaaattagtaatgtaaaatgttgttgaaaataatttctttattaatagaaaattgagttcataatatattatagaaaatgatgtaataaaaataaaatataaatttatataaaatattaataaaaaatgagacattagtaatataaaaaattgccaaaaaaaataagtagcattttaattaaaatgtaattattagaaataaaatattaatttattttattaattaaaattaaaagaatagaaaaattaggaatgtaaaatgttgttgaaaataatttctttattaatagaaaattgtgttaataatatattatagaaaaggatgtaataaaaataaaatataaatttatataaaatattattaaaaaatgaaaaattagtaatataaaaaattgccaaaaaaaaataagtagcattttaattaaaatgtaattaataaaaataaattataaaattatatgatttagataatatgaaagaaataaaaaatagtaaaataaaaaaattggcgAAACTCAAAATAACAATtaatatgtaattatttaaaaaaattaatattattaaaatatgattaaaaaattaaaacaagagtaacataaaaatttgtcgaaatcattgcatatttaattaaaatataattagtagaaataaaatattaatttattttattaattaaaattaaaaaaatagaaaaattagtaATGTACAATGTAAAACGTATTGTCAACCAGACCGTTTATGCTGATGGTTGTTGCGATTTTTATTTTATCTGAAATGTCAATTCCAAGTTTTGCTACTTTATATTGGGATGGAGAAATCATTATGGATGATGAAGGCTATGAATATTATGGGGGTTCATCAACCGTCATTACTATTGGTAAACGTATGGATTTTGGtactttaggaatgaaaattgtcCGTGGAATTAATCTTAAAGGTGGACATGAATTTATATCGAAAATCTTATTCAGACAACCCATTGAAAAAAATGGCTCGTTTAAATGGGATTGCATGGGTTTGGCAAACGATGACGATGTGAATAttatgtttaatttcattgatgaaATTGGAGGTATGTCATCGATTGAATTATATATTGAAATTTTTCGACCATCTGCAAATGTTGTTGATGAAGCGGGCCCATCAAATAGTTGTTACACTGAAGCACTGAAGTGTACGGATGATTTTGAATCCGCTAGCAATGATTATTGTCCTGATGATGATGAGGATGATGCGGAGTCTGATGAAGAATGGATTGATAGTGATGACTGGGACATGAATGAGGATGGTGGTCATCATAATGAGTTAGTAGTAGATTTGCCTTTTTACTATAATACTCATGTTGCAAACCCAATAATGCCGCTTGTCCCTCCTCCGCCTTATAGTGAAATAGATTTTTCATTGCTAACGGTTGATCCATGGTCAACACCACAGTGTAGTTCAATGTGGGATCCATTAAAAGAGTTTGAATTAGGAATGATATTCTCATCTAGAGAGGATGTCCAAAAAGCTGCCAAAGAATATCATTTACATAGGCACCATGAGTTTTGTAATGAGGAGACAAAGAGTAGAACATATGCCATCAGGTGCAAAGACACAACGAGCAATTGTAAGTGGAGATTGCGTGCCTCACGAGGGAAAGGAAGTGATATATGGAAAATTACGCGAtataatggaccacatacatgtgTTAATCCATCACTGTCACAAGATCATAAGCAATTAGATAGCAAATTTATATCTGATTTCATTCTCGCCATTGTACGTGAACAACCCAATGTGAAGATAGGAGCGTTACAGTCTAAAATAAAAGATAAGATTGGATATATGCCAAGTTATCGAAAGACCTGGAAGGCTAGGCACGATGCAATTATTAAGATCTTTGGTGATTGGGACGAATCTTACGGAAGGTTGCGATAATTTATGCTTGCTTTGTGCAAACAGAACCCTGAAAGTATGTTCTTCATTGAAGATGATCCTTTTTTTGTTAATAATATATTAGATCCTGCTTATCGAGTTTTCGATAGAATGTTT
It contains:
- the LOC131181425 gene encoding uncharacterized protein LOC131181425 gives rise to the protein MLMVVAIFILSEMSIPSFATLYWDGEIIMDDEGYEYYGGSSTVITIGKRMDFGTLGMKIVRGINLKGGHEFISKILFRQPIEKNGSFKWDCMGLANDDDVNIMFNFIDEIGGMSSIELYIEIFRPSANVVDEAGPSNSCYTEALKCTDDFESASNDYCPDDDEDDAESDEEWIDSDDWDMNEDGGHHNELVVDLPFYYNTHVANPIMPLVPPPPYSEIDFSLLTVDPWSTPQCSSMWDPLKEFELGMIFSSREDVQKAAKEYHLHRHHEFCNEETKSRTYAIRCKDTTSNCKWRLRASRGKGSDIWKITRYNGPHTCVNPSLSQDHKQLDSKFISDFILAIVREQPNVKIGALQSKIKDKIGYMPSYRKTWKARHDAIIKIFGDWDESYGRLR